Proteins from a genomic interval of Ictalurus furcatus strain D&B chromosome 2, Billie_1.0, whole genome shotgun sequence:
- the LOC128617816 gene encoding insulin, with protein MVYYRMLRVRLLLLLFCSVALLRPGAGFGSRRLCGVQLVEALLLVCGDKGLFYQSGRRGRDEDIRKCVCVCVCVCVCSVRLVHSGSVWILVLVSVMMTDAAVSHQVMRKEESAVSGVIKRGIVEQCCHFSCDYYDLENYCNI; from the exons atggtgtattACAGGATGCTGAGGGTGAGACTGCTCCTGCTCTTGTTCTGCTCCGTTGCCCTGCTGAGACCCGGTGCTGGTTTCGGGAGCCGCAGGCTGTGTGGCGTCCAGCTGGTGGAGGCTCTGCTGCTCGTCTGTGGGGATAAAGGCCTGTTCTACCAGTCAGGGAGACGCGGACGAGACGAGGACATccgtaagtgtgtgtgtgtgtgtgtgtgtgtgtgtgtgtgt TCTGTTCGGCTTGTTCACTCGGGCTCTGTGTGGATTCtggttcttgtca GTGTGATGATGACGGACGCCGCCGTTTCCCACCAGGTGATGCGGAAGGAGGAGTCTGCTGTTTCCGGTGTGATAAAGAGAGGGATTGTGGAGCAGTGCTGTCATTTCTCCTGCGATTACTATGATCTGGAAAACTACtgcaacatataa